In Pseudomonadota bacterium, the genomic window CCTGGCCTCGAACCGCTCACGCGTGACTACATGATCGCATTCGACAGGGTCGCGGCGTTCTACGGGGGAGACCCCCACGATCTCACGGCGTATGACCGGGTCGCCGCGCGGGTCGATGCGCGGTGCCTCCCCCGCGCGGAGGTCGCCACCGTGCTGACCGAGCAGAATCGCGCCTTCAGATGCGACCCGCGGGCACTCGCCTCCATCGACGCCTTGTCTGCCCCTGGCACGCGCGCGGTGGTGACCGGCCACCAACCGATTCTATTCGGCGGTCCGCTGTTCGTGATGCTGAAGGCGCTCACCACCATCAAGCTGGCACAGACGTTGAATGCACGCGGGCGAGGCGTTCACGTCCCCGTCTTCTACATCGCCTCAGACGACCACGACCACCGCGAGGCCGGCACCCTTTCCCTGCGCGGCGCCGATGGAGAGCGCCGGACACTCACCCACCGGGGAACCGGCGGTGACGACCGCGTTCCGCTGTCGCACGTGCAGCTTGGAGAAGAGATCGAGGCGCTTCGCCAAATGCTGCTCGACGCGCTGCCCGACGGGCCAGGGCGAGCGCTCACGACCGCCCGCCTCGAAGCGGCGTGGCGTATCGATCACACCTTCTCTCGCGCGTTCGGGACCTGGATGAGCGGTCTCTTCAGCCCGCACGGCCTGGTGATGCTCGACCCCGCCGACCCGCGCCTGAAGGCGCTCTGCGTCGATGCAGCGACGAAAGAGATCACGCATCGCTCGCCGTCGACCCGACGCGTGCGCGAGACAACGACACGACTCGCAGACCTCGGCTACGTGCCCCAGATCAAGCTGAGAGCCAACCGTCTCAACCTCTTCCTGCTCGAAGACGGGTCGCGAAACGCCCTCGAAGCGCGAGACGACGGTTTCGTGGCCACGCCTGGTCAACGAGAGATATCGCAACACGACCTGCTGGAGACCTGCGTCCGCGCGCCCGAGCGCTTCAGCCCCAACGTCGTGCTCCGCCCCATCATGCAAGACCTGCTGCTGCCCACCGTGGCCAGCGTTCAAGGCCCCGCTGAGATCGCCTATCATGCGCAGCTCGGCGGCGTCTACGCCGATTTCGATCTGCCCATGCCCATCATCGTTCCGCGCAAGAGCGTGACGCTGCTCGAGGCCAGAGACGCCCGGACCCTCGAGGCACTGGGCCTCTCTGTCTGCGACCTCTGGCGCGACCGAGAGACCCTGGTGCGAAGCGTGCTGCACCAGCGACTGCCCCAGGCGCTGCACCAGAAGCTCGACGACGCGCGCGCCGCGCTTGCACAAGGGCTTGAGGCCTATCGCGCGCTGGCCCGCTCGGTCGATCCGGATCTCGAGCGCACCGCGGCCTCTACGCAGGCGAGGCTCATGCCCCAGATCGCGCATCTCGAACGAAAGATCACGGACGCCGCATCCGCGCGGGAGGAGAACCTGTCGCGAAAGCTGCGGCGGGCCTGCGGCGAGGTCTTTCCCGAAGGGGTCCTGCAAGACCGTTTCACCCCGATCGCGAGCATTCTCGCCGCACACGGCGACGCCATCGTCGAGACCCTGCTCACGCGCATCGACCCGCTGCGCTTCGAGCACAGCGTGATACCGATCTGACATCTGTAGGGTGACGGCCACCGTGGCGGGTTCGAAGCCCTCTCACCGGACCGCGTACCCGCGGCCGCTCAGCTGACGTCGACGGCCACAGCGTTGCTCTCCGAGACCTCCGCAAACCAATGCGCGCTGCGCTTGGGGGTTCTCGCGAGCGTCTCCCTGTCGACGTGCAGAAACCCATAGCGCTTCTTGTAGCCGTTGATCCACGAGAAGTTGTCGAGCAGCGACCACATGTAATAGCCGCGCACGTCGACGCCTGCCTCGATGGCGCGATGCACCGCAGCCAGATGATCGCGGACGAACGCGATGCGCGGGGCATCATCGATCTCGCCATCGACCCACGCGTCATCGAGACCCAGGCCGTTCTCGGTGATGTACAGCGGCATGTCCGGGCAGATCGCGTGCACCTCTCTCAGCACGAGCTCCAGGGCGTCCGGGTCGATCTCCCACGCCCAGTCGGTGTAGCGCCCACGCGGATTTCGCACGAAGCGGAACAGTCCCTCGATGGAGAGCCGGCAGGGTTCGTGCGCTCGCCCCGTGTTGTTGATCGAGAACTCCGTGCGGGTGCTGTCGGCCGATGCGTGGTGCGGATAGTAGTAGTTCACCCCGAGCCAGTCACAGCGGGCGATGCGCTGCTCAGCCACGCCTTCGGGAAGGAGAGAGCGCCGCGCATAGAAATCGAGGACGTCTTGCGGGTAGGTTCCCCGCATCACCGGTTCGAGGAACCATCGATTGAGGAGGCCATCTGCGAGCCGTGCGGCTTGCGCGTCACCTGGCCCGTCACTGGCGGGGAGCACCGGCGAGACGTTGAGACAGATGCCGATGGCCCCATCTCGCCCGCTCTCGCGAAACCCACGCACCGCCGCGTCGTGGGCCTGCAGCAAGCGATGCGACGCCAGAACCGCGGCGCGGTAGTCGTGCAGGGCGGGTGGATGCAGCCCGGTCACATACCCGTTGAGAATCGTCCAGGCAGGCTCGTTCAGCGTGCCCCACAACGTGACCCGATCACCCAGGCGCTGGAAGCAGACGCGCGCGTATGCCGCGAACCGCTCCACCGTACGAGGGTCCTCCCAGCCCAGAAGCGCAGATGGGTCCGAAGCCTCGCTCTGGGCGCGATTCCACGCACACGCGGCCTTGCCGAGCGCAAGTGGAAGGTCCCAGTGGTACAAGGTGGCGTTCGGGGCGATGCCCGCTTCGAGGAGCGCATCGATCAGCCGATCGTAGAAGTCGAGGCCGGCGGTGCTGAACGCCCCCGCGCCGTGTGGATCGACCCGTGGCCAGCTGATGGAGAAGCGATAGCCGGTGTGCCGCAGACGCTGCATCCACGCCACATCATCTGCCCAGCGACGAACGTGATCGCAGGCCAACCGAGGGGTCGCCGCCTCGAAGATGCGCTCGGGGAAGCGGTCGCAGAACTCGTCCCAGACAGAGAGACCGCGCCCCTCGCGGCCTTCGATCTGCAAGGCTGCCGTGGCCGAGCCCCAGACGAACCCCTGTGGAAAGCGCAGCAACCTGCGTCTTTGCAAAGTATGATCGCTCAACGCCTGAACACGGGAGAGGGGGGGCTACAGGCTGACCTTGGCCACGATCTGCAGGTGGTCTGACGCCTGCTGCGACACTCCAGGGATGTCTACCACATGCGAGTCGAGAACCTTGTCGCGCTGCGACGCCGGCACGATGATGTGGTCGAACTGCTCCGGACCGTGGCCATGACCCTTGCGCGGATCTGCCGGCCAGGTGCGGCGTTCCTTCTCAGGCTGTCCCTGGAGGGTATCAACCATGCTATCGCCGCCCGGCGGATTCAGGATGGCCTGCACCGACTTGTCTTCGGTACCGTCGTTGAGGTCGCCCATGAGCGCGTAGAAGCGGCCCGGGTAGGCTTTCATCTCAGACTGCATGATGCGAACCGCCTCGCGCCCTTCGGCGATGCGCTGGTTGTCGGGGTTCTCCCCACCAGGATGGGCGGGATCACCCGGAGCGTAGACGCGACGCGATTTGGCGTGGGTGGTGTAGATCGTCATGGGAATGCCCTTGACGTCGATGTCGGCGCGCAGCAGATCGCGGCTGAACTTCGTCTCACCTGACCCGTCGGCCAGGGGGAACCGCGCATCGGTGTGGCTTACCACGTTGGTGATGGGATACTTCGAGGCCACCGCAACGTGGACGCCGCGGGCGTCGTTGGTCTCTGCCATGGCGATGAAGGGGAACTTGCCCGGCAGCTTCTGGGCAAAGAAGGCTTTCACGTTCTCGAGGTTCGTTCCGACCTCGTTGAGGGTCACCACGTCGGCGCCCGACTGATCGATGTTGCGGGCCATCTGATCGAGCTCGGCCTGGCTCTTCACGCGCTTGCCCATGGCGGGGTCGGCCTCGCCGGGCGTGAACCAGTTCTTGATGTTGTACTGCCCGAGGGTCACGGTCTCTCGAGGCGTGTCGTCAGCAGCGGTGGGAGCGGCGCCGCCGG contains:
- the bshC gene encoding bacillithiol biosynthesis cysteine-adding enzyme BshC; translated protein: MAFDPSRIPGLEPLTRDYMIAFDRVAAFYGGDPHDLTAYDRVAARVDARCLPRAEVATVLTEQNRAFRCDPRALASIDALSAPGTRAVVTGHQPILFGGPLFVMLKALTTIKLAQTLNARGRGVHVPVFYIASDDHDHREAGTLSLRGADGERRTLTHRGTGGDDRVPLSHVQLGEEIEALRQMLLDALPDGPGRALTTARLEAAWRIDHTFSRAFGTWMSGLFSPHGLVMLDPADPRLKALCVDAATKEITHRSPSTRRVRETTTRLADLGYVPQIKLRANRLNLFLLEDGSRNALEARDDGFVATPGQREISQHDLLETCVRAPERFSPNVVLRPIMQDLLLPTVASVQGPAEIAYHAQLGGVYADFDLPMPIIVPRKSVTLLEARDARTLEALGLSVCDLWRDRETLVRSVLHQRLPQALHQKLDDARAALAQGLEAYRALARSVDPDLERTAASTQARLMPQIAHLERKITDAASAREENLSRKLRRACGEVFPEGVLQDRFTPIASILAAHGDAIVETLLTRIDPLRFEHSVIPI
- a CDS encoding endonuclease/exonuclease/phosphatase family protein, which encodes MTLGQYNIKNWFTPGEADPAMGKRVKSQAELDQMARNIDQSGADVVTLNEVGTNLENVKAFFAQKLPGKFPFIAMAETNDARGVHVAVASKYPITNVVSHTDARFPLADGSGETKFSRDLLRADIDVKGIPMTIYTTHAKSRRVYAPGDPAHPGGENPDNQRIAEGREAVRIMQSEMKAYPGRFYALMGDLNDGTEDKSVQAILNPPGGDSMVDTLQGQPEKERRTWPADPRKGHGHGPEQFDHIIVPASQRDKVLDSHVVDIPGVSQQASDHLQIVAKVSL
- a CDS encoding glycosyl hydrolase family protein, which encodes MSDHTLQRRRLLRFPQGFVWGSATAALQIEGREGRGLSVWDEFCDRFPERIFEAATPRLACDHVRRWADDVAWMQRLRHTGYRFSISWPRVDPHGAGAFSTAGLDFYDRLIDALLEAGIAPNATLYHWDLPLALGKAACAWNRAQSEASDPSALLGWEDPRTVERFAAYARVCFQRLGDRVTLWGTLNEPAWTILNGYVTGLHPPALHDYRAAVLASHRLLQAHDAAVRGFRESGRDGAIGICLNVSPVLPASDGPGDAQAARLADGLLNRWFLEPVMRGTYPQDVLDFYARRSLLPEGVAEQRIARCDWLGVNYYYPHHASADSTRTEFSINNTGRAHEPCRLSIEGLFRFVRNPRGRYTDWAWEIDPDALELVLREVHAICPDMPLYITENGLGLDDAWVDGEIDDAPRIAFVRDHLAAVHRAIEAGVDVRGYYMWSLLDNFSWINGYKKRYGFLHVDRETLARTPKRSAHWFAEVSESNAVAVDVS